The following proteins come from a genomic window of Pseudomonas sp. J452:
- a CDS encoding M48 family metallopeptidase: MNTLFRLTALAACSLLASCQAVNTTSGGAVGVERKQYMFSMLSTAEVNQMYAQSYQQTLSEASGKGVLDKRSKNAKRVDAIARRLIAQAPVFRADAAQWDWQVNLIDSKELNANCGPGGKIIVYSGLIEQLQLTDDELAAVMGHEIAHALREHSREAMSKAYGMEMAKQGAGALLGLGQDSLALADAAVEYGMMLPNSRGNENEADIIGLELAARAGYNPNAAISLWQKMSQAGGGAPPEFMSTHPSSSTRISSLQAAIPKVMPLYQQARGRQ; the protein is encoded by the coding sequence ATGAATACCTTGTTTCGCCTGACGGCCCTAGCGGCCTGCTCCCTGCTGGCGTCCTGTCAGGCCGTGAACACCACCAGCGGCGGCGCCGTTGGCGTCGAGCGCAAGCAGTACATGTTCAGCATGCTGTCGACCGCCGAGGTCAACCAGATGTATGCGCAGTCCTACCAGCAGACCCTCAGCGAGGCATCGGGTAAGGGGGTGTTGGACAAGCGCAGCAAAAATGCCAAGCGTGTCGATGCCATTGCCAGGCGTCTGATTGCCCAGGCGCCGGTATTTCGCGCGGATGCGGCGCAGTGGGACTGGCAGGTCAATCTGATCGACAGCAAGGAGCTGAATGCCAACTGTGGGCCGGGCGGCAAGATCATCGTCTACAGCGGTCTGATCGAGCAGCTGCAACTGACGGACGATGAGCTCGCTGCGGTGATGGGCCATGAGATCGCCCATGCGCTGCGTGAACACAGCCGCGAGGCGATGTCCAAGGCCTACGGCATGGAAATGGCCAAGCAGGGCGCAGGGGCCTTGCTGGGACTCGGTCAGGACAGCCTGGCGCTGGCCGATGCCGCGGTGGAGTACGGGATGATGTTGCCCAACAGCCGCGGCAACGAAAACGAAGCGGATATCATCGGTCTGGAACTGGCGGCGCGCGCTGGCTACAACCCGAATGCGGCGATCAGCCTGTGGCAGAAGATGAGTCAGGCCGGCGGTGGCGCACCGCCCGAGTTCATGAGCACTCACCCATCGTCCAGTACGCGTATCTCGTCACTGCAGGCGGCGATCCCCAAGGTCATGCCGTTGTATCAGCAGGCCAGGGGTAGGCAATGA
- a CDS encoding ketosteroid isomerase-related protein — protein sequence MSLEEMKKRVRQHIDLSWNKGRLALAEQLHSQDFLYKSSFVGRPLSSSGYVQMVQDIRHAMPDLEVVIEDCIAEGLKVVTWSTLIGTIQKPALGYPPSDKVMSISAMAFWTFTPAGDIREICTMFDMESFRAQLGLETRPFAEKALP from the coding sequence ATGTCATTGGAAGAGATGAAAAAGCGGGTTCGCCAGCATATCGACCTGTCTTGGAACAAGGGTCGCCTGGCCCTGGCCGAACAGCTGCACAGTCAGGATTTTCTCTACAAGAGCTCATTCGTGGGCCGGCCGCTGAGCAGTAGCGGTTACGTGCAGATGGTGCAGGACATCCGCCACGCCATGCCGGATCTGGAAGTGGTGATTGAGGACTGCATCGCCGAAGGCCTCAAGGTCGTTACCTGGAGCACCCTGATCGGCACCATCCAGAAACCCGCTTTGGGATACCCGCCCAGCGACAAGGTCATGAGCATCTCGGCCATGGCCTTCTGGACCTTTACCCCGGCCGGCGATATCCGCGAGATCTGCACCATGTTCGACATGGAAAGCTTCCGCGCCCAGCTCGGTCTGGAAACCCGCCCGTTCGCCGAAAAAGCCCTGCCCTGA
- a CDS encoding TMEM165/GDT1 family protein: MESLFVPTAIVALAEIGDKTQLLALLLAARFRKPWPIIWGIVVATLANHAAAGAVGNWVASFFSATTLSWVLAACFAAVALWTLIPDKLDDDEASSLKRYGPFLTTLVAFFLAEMGDKTQIATVMLAAQYPDFLLVVIGTTLGMLLANVPVVLAGNFAADRLPLTLIRRLAALAFAALALYAASQALGLGSGV, translated from the coding sequence TTGGAATCCCTGTTCGTCCCTACCGCCATCGTTGCCCTCGCTGAAATCGGCGACAAGACGCAACTACTCGCCTTGCTGCTGGCCGCCCGCTTTCGCAAACCTTGGCCGATCATCTGGGGCATTGTCGTCGCCACCCTGGCCAATCACGCCGCCGCTGGCGCTGTCGGCAACTGGGTCGCCAGCTTCTTCTCCGCCACCACCCTGAGCTGGGTGCTGGCCGCCTGCTTTGCCGCCGTGGCCCTGTGGACGCTGATTCCGGACAAACTCGACGATGACGAAGCTTCCAGCCTCAAGCGCTATGGTCCCTTCCTCACCACCCTGGTGGCGTTCTTCCTCGCCGAGATGGGCGACAAGACGCAGATCGCTACCGTGATGCTGGCCGCGCAATACCCGGACTTCCTCCTGGTGGTCATCGGCACCACCCTGGGCATGCTGCTGGCCAATGTGCCGGTCGTGCTGGCCGGCAACTTTGCCGCCGATCGTCTGCCGCTGACGCTCATTCGTCGCCTCGCCGCTCTGGCGTTTGCCGCCCTGGCTCTTTACGCAGCCTCTCAAGCTCTAGGCCTGGGCAGCGGAGTCTGA
- a CDS encoding class I SAM-dependent methyltransferase, whose product MDPRSEVLLRQAELFQGDLLLAGLPADDLLGQLPHAHGWSWHAGEQQVLEARFAGRSQFGTRAPQRSFASAVLFLPKSRELTDYLLQALAARLAGGELYLVGEKRGGIERAAKQLAAYGKPRKLDSARHCQLWQVSVTHSPATPDLHSLAQRYRLELSDGPLQVLSLPGVFSHGRLDRGSALLLEHLDGLPSGHLLDFGCGAGVLGAVLKRRYPQSQVSLLDVDAFAVESSRLTLAANGLEGTVIAGDGIDAAPRELAAILSNPPFHQGVHTDYQASEHLLRQAASHLVRGGELRLVANSFLKYPPLIEQHLGSCQTLKDAEGFRIYRAIRR is encoded by the coding sequence ATGGACCCACGCAGCGAAGTACTCCTGCGCCAGGCAGAACTCTTCCAAGGCGACCTGCTGCTCGCCGGGCTGCCCGCCGATGACCTGCTCGGCCAGTTGCCGCACGCCCACGGCTGGAGCTGGCATGCCGGCGAGCAGCAGGTACTGGAGGCACGCTTCGCCGGGCGCAGCCAGTTCGGCACCCGCGCCCCGCAGCGCAGTTTCGCCAGCGCCGTGCTGTTCCTGCCCAAATCACGCGAACTCACCGATTACCTGCTGCAGGCGCTAGCCGCGCGCCTGGCTGGTGGCGAGCTGTATCTGGTCGGCGAGAAACGCGGCGGCATCGAACGCGCCGCCAAGCAGCTGGCCGCCTATGGCAAACCGCGCAAGCTGGACAGCGCCCGCCACTGCCAGCTGTGGCAGGTCAGCGTCACGCACTCCCCCGCGACGCCTGACCTGCACAGCCTGGCGCAACGCTATCGGCTGGAGCTGAGCGACGGCCCACTGCAAGTGCTCAGCCTGCCGGGCGTGTTCAGCCATGGTCGCCTGGACCGTGGCAGCGCCCTGCTGCTGGAACACCTGGACGGCCTGCCCAGCGGTCATCTGCTCGATTTCGGCTGTGGCGCCGGCGTACTCGGTGCGGTACTCAAGCGCCGCTACCCGCAGAGCCAGGTCAGCCTGCTGGACGTAGATGCCTTCGCCGTCGAAAGCAGCCGCCTGACCCTGGCTGCCAATGGCCTGGAGGGCACGGTGATCGCCGGCGATGGCATCGATGCAGCGCCACGGGAACTGGCCGCCATCCTCAGCAATCCGCCCTTCCACCAGGGCGTGCACACCGACTACCAGGCCAGCGAACACCTGCTGCGCCAGGCTGCCAGCCATCTGGTGCGCGGCGGCGAGTTGCGCCTGGTGGCCAACAGCTTCCTCAAGTATCCACCGCTGATCGAGCAGCACCTGGGCAGCTGCCAGACGCTCAAGGACGCCGAGGGCTTTCGCATCTACCGCGCCATCCGGCGCTAA
- a CDS encoding 2-hydroxyacid dehydrogenase, translating to MNNSTRAVFLDHASLDLGDLDMAPLRLAFSELTLHASSAPEQVAERLQGAQVAISNKVRLDAATLAACPELKLILVSATGTNNIDLAAARARGISVCNCQGYGTPSVAQHCLMLLLALATRLPDYQRAIRDGAWQRASQFCLLDFPIIELEGKTLGLLGHGELGGAVARLAEAFGMRVLLGALPGRPPRADRLPLQQLLPQVDALTLHCPLTEDTRHLIGAAELALMKPQALLINTARGGLVDEQALADALRAGHLGGAACDVLSEEPPRHGNPLLATDIPSLIITPHNAWGSREARQRIVGQLAENATAFFSGAPKRVVSG from the coding sequence ATGAACAACAGCACCCGCGCGGTCTTCCTCGATCACGCCTCCCTCGACCTTGGCGACCTGGACATGGCGCCACTGCGCCTGGCCTTCAGCGAGCTGACCCTGCACGCCAGCAGCGCACCTGAGCAGGTGGCCGAACGCCTGCAGGGCGCCCAGGTGGCGATCAGCAACAAGGTGCGCCTGGATGCCGCCACCCTGGCCGCCTGCCCCGAGCTCAAACTGATCCTGGTCTCCGCCACCGGCACCAACAATATCGACCTGGCGGCCGCCCGCGCACGGGGCATCAGCGTCTGCAACTGCCAGGGCTACGGCACCCCGTCGGTGGCGCAGCACTGCCTGATGCTACTGCTCGCCCTGGCCACCCGCCTGCCGGACTACCAGCGCGCCATCCGTGACGGCGCCTGGCAGCGCGCCAGCCAGTTCTGCCTGCTGGACTTCCCGATCATCGAGCTGGAGGGCAAGACCCTCGGCCTGCTCGGCCATGGCGAACTGGGCGGTGCGGTGGCGCGCCTGGCCGAGGCCTTCGGCATGCGCGTGCTACTCGGCGCCCTGCCCGGCCGCCCGCCGCGTGCCGACCGTTTGCCGCTGCAGCAACTGCTACCCCAGGTGGATGCCCTGACCCTGCACTGCCCGCTAACCGAGGACACCCGCCACCTGATCGGTGCCGCCGAGCTGGCCCTGATGAAGCCGCAAGCGCTGCTGATCAACACCGCCCGCGGCGGCCTGGTCGACGAACAGGCCCTGGCCGATGCCCTGCGCGCCGGCCATCTGGGCGGCGCGGCCTGCGACGTGCTCAGCGAGGAACCGCCGCGCCACGGCAATCCACTTCTGGCAACGGACATTCCGAGCCTGATCATCACCCCGCACAATGCCTGGGGCAGCCGCGAGGCGCGCCAGCGCATCGTCGGGCAACTGGCCGAGAACGCGACGGCGTTCTTTTCCGGCGCGCCCAAACGGGTAGTCAGCGGGTAA
- a CDS encoding LysE family transporter, whose product MYWAEFLTVALIHLLAVASPGPDFAIVVRESVAHGRRAGTWTAVGVGTGIFVHVAYSLLGIGLIVSQSIVLFNALKWLAAAYLFYIGIKALRARPAPAGALEVQADGLARSARSAFMTGFVTNGVNPKATLFFLSLFTVVINPHTPLTVQAGYGVYLAFATGLWFCLVALLFSQARVRSGFARMGHWFDRMMGAVLVGLGIKLAFTELR is encoded by the coding sequence ATGTACTGGGCGGAGTTTCTCACCGTGGCGCTGATCCACCTGCTGGCTGTGGCCAGCCCGGGGCCGGATTTTGCCATCGTGGTGCGCGAGAGCGTGGCCCATGGCCGCCGTGCCGGCACCTGGACCGCCGTGGGTGTTGGGACGGGCATCTTCGTGCATGTCGCTTATTCGCTGCTGGGTATCGGCCTGATCGTGTCGCAGTCGATCGTGCTGTTCAACGCGCTGAAGTGGCTGGCGGCGGCCTACCTGTTCTATATCGGCATCAAGGCCTTGCGCGCGCGCCCGGCGCCGGCGGGTGCCCTGGAGGTACAGGCGGATGGGCTGGCGCGCTCGGCACGCAGCGCGTTCATGACCGGCTTCGTCACCAATGGTGTGAATCCCAAGGCCACGCTGTTCTTCCTGTCGCTGTTCACCGTGGTGATCAATCCGCATACCCCGCTCACCGTGCAGGCGGGTTACGGGGTCTACCTGGCCTTTGCTACGGGCTTGTGGTTCTGCTTGGTGGCGCTGTTGTTCAGTCAGGCGCGAGTGCGCTCTGGTTTCGCACGGATGGGCCACTGGTTCGACCGGATGATGGGTGCTGTGCTGGTCGGGTTGGGCATCAAGCTGGCCTTTACCGAGCTGCGCTGA
- a CDS encoding thiolase family protein encodes MSDIVIVSGARTPMGGFQGSLSGVPAVELGAIAIREAVARAGIQPADVQEVIMGCVLPAGLKQGPARQASLGAGLPAATGCTTINKLCGSGMKAVMQAFDALKAGSNQIMVAGGMESMSNAPYILEKARTGLRMGHGEIKDHMFLDGLEDARTGRLMGSFAQETADQYGISREEMDAYAIESLKRAQAAIADGSLASEIVPVTVTSRKGEVVVKDDEQPLNANLDKIPGLKPAFKKDGTITAANASSISDGASALVLMTAEEAAKRGLKPLARIVAHATQSQDPSEFTIAPIGAMSNLFKKTGWSKADVDLFEINEAFAMVTMLAIREHGLDHAKVNVYGGACAQGHPVGSTGSRLIVTLINALQKKGGKRGVASLCIGGGEATAVAIELL; translated from the coding sequence ATGTCCGATATCGTCATCGTCAGCGGCGCCCGCACCCCCATGGGTGGCTTTCAGGGCAGCCTGTCCGGCGTGCCCGCCGTGGAGCTGGGCGCCATCGCCATCCGCGAAGCCGTGGCCCGTGCCGGCATCCAGCCCGCCGACGTGCAGGAAGTGATCATGGGCTGCGTGCTGCCCGCCGGCCTCAAGCAGGGCCCAGCCCGCCAGGCTTCGCTGGGTGCCGGCCTGCCTGCCGCCACTGGCTGCACCACCATCAACAAACTGTGCGGTTCCGGCATGAAGGCCGTGATGCAGGCCTTCGACGCGCTCAAGGCCGGCAGCAACCAGATCATGGTCGCCGGCGGCATGGAAAGCATGTCCAATGCCCCCTATATCCTTGAAAAAGCCCGTACCGGCCTGCGCATGGGCCATGGCGAGATCAAGGACCACATGTTCCTCGACGGCCTGGAAGACGCCCGCACCGGGCGCCTGATGGGTTCCTTCGCTCAGGAAACCGCCGACCAGTACGGCATCAGCCGTGAAGAGATGGACGCCTACGCCATCGAGTCGCTCAAGCGCGCCCAGGCCGCCATCGCCGACGGCTCGCTGGCCAGCGAGATCGTTCCGGTCACCGTCACCAGCCGCAAGGGCGAAGTCGTGGTCAAGGACGACGAGCAGCCGCTGAATGCCAACCTGGATAAGATCCCCGGCCTCAAGCCGGCGTTCAAGAAGGACGGCACCATCACCGCCGCCAACGCCAGCTCGATCTCCGACGGCGCCAGTGCCCTGGTGCTGATGACCGCAGAAGAAGCCGCCAAGCGTGGCCTCAAGCCGCTGGCCAGGATCGTCGCCCACGCCACCCAGAGCCAGGACCCGAGCGAGTTCACCATCGCGCCGATCGGTGCCATGAGTAACCTGTTCAAGAAGACCGGCTGGAGCAAGGCTGATGTCGATCTGTTCGAGATCAACGAAGCCTTCGCCATGGTCACCATGCTGGCCATTCGTGAGCACGGCCTGGATCACGCCAAGGTCAACGTCTATGGCGGCGCCTGCGCCCAGGGCCACCCGGTCGGCTCCACCGGCTCGCGCCTGATCGTCACCCTGATCAACGCCCTGCAGAAGAAAGGCGGCAAGCGCGGCGTGGCCTCGCTGTGCATCGGCGGCGGCGAAGCCACCGCAGTGGCGATCGAACTGCTGTAA
- a CDS encoding fatty acid--CoA ligase, with protein MLQTKIIPPTESANQAPLLIKRLLLSGVRYEKTREIVYRDLVRYNYATFNERVARLANVLSEAGVKAGDTVAVMDWDSHRYLECMFAIPMIGAVLHTINIRLSADQILYTMNHAEDKFVLVNSEFVPLYKGIESQLTTVAKTILLTDAPEKTADITNLVGEYENLLAAASTKYDFPDFDENSVATTFYTTGTTGNPKGVYFTHRQLVLHTLAEASVLGSLDSVRLLGTNDVYMPITPMFHVHAWGIPYVATMLGVKQVYPGRYDPELLVQLWQKEKVTFSHCVPTILQMVLNAKAGQGVDFGGWKLIIGGSALNRALYETSKARGIQLTAAYGMSETCPLISCGHINDELFAGSENERISYRIKAGVPVPLVEAAIMAADGSLLPADGETQGELVLRAPWLTMGYFNEPQKSAELWEHGWLHTGDVATLDDFGFIDIRDRIKDVIKTGGEWLSSLELEDLISRHPAVREVAVVGIADPQWGERPFALLVVREGQTLDARGLKEHLKPFVEQGSINKWAIPSQIALVTDIPKTSVGKLDKKRIRLDIAQWQAAGSAFLSTL; from the coding sequence ATGCTGCAGACCAAGATCATCCCGCCAACCGAAAGTGCTAACCAGGCGCCGCTGCTGATCAAGCGTCTGCTGCTTTCTGGCGTCCGCTATGAAAAGACCCGCGAGATCGTCTATCGCGATCTGGTGCGCTACAACTACGCCACCTTCAATGAGCGTGTGGCGCGCCTGGCCAATGTGCTGAGCGAGGCCGGGGTCAAGGCTGGCGATACCGTGGCGGTGATGGACTGGGACAGCCATCGTTACCTGGAGTGCATGTTTGCCATTCCGATGATCGGCGCGGTGCTGCATACCATCAACATCCGCCTGTCTGCCGATCAGATCCTCTACACCATGAACCATGCCGAGGATAAGTTCGTCCTGGTCAACAGCGAGTTCGTGCCGCTCTACAAGGGTATCGAAAGTCAGCTGACTACTGTGGCCAAGACCATTTTGCTGACAGACGCGCCGGAAAAAACCGCAGACATCACCAATCTGGTGGGCGAATACGAGAACCTGCTGGCCGCTGCCAGCACGAAGTATGACTTCCCGGATTTCGACGAGAACTCGGTAGCCACCACCTTCTACACCACCGGCACCACGGGTAATCCCAAGGGCGTGTACTTCACCCACCGCCAACTGGTGCTGCACACCCTGGCCGAGGCCAGTGTGCTGGGCAGCCTGGATAGCGTGCGCCTGCTCGGTACCAATGATGTGTACATGCCGATCACGCCGATGTTCCACGTGCATGCCTGGGGCATTCCGTATGTGGCCACCATGCTTGGCGTGAAACAGGTCTATCCGGGGCGTTACGACCCCGAGCTGCTGGTGCAGTTGTGGCAAAAGGAGAAGGTCACCTTCTCCCACTGTGTGCCGACCATCCTGCAGATGGTGCTCAATGCCAAGGCTGGGCAGGGCGTGGATTTTGGCGGCTGGAAACTGATCATCGGCGGCAGCGCGCTGAATCGTGCCCTGTACGAGACTTCTAAGGCGCGCGGCATTCAGCTTACTGCGGCCTATGGCATGTCCGAGACCTGCCCGCTGATTTCCTGTGGCCATATCAATGATGAGTTGTTCGCGGGCAGCGAAAACGAGCGCATCAGCTATCGGATCAAGGCGGGTGTCCCGGTGCCGCTGGTGGAGGCGGCCATCATGGCTGCGGATGGGAGTCTGCTGCCGGCCGATGGCGAGACTCAGGGGGAGCTGGTGTTGCGTGCGCCCTGGCTGACCATGGGTTACTTCAACGAGCCGCAAAAAAGTGCCGAGCTGTGGGAGCACGGCTGGCTGCATACCGGCGATGTGGCGACCCTGGATGACTTCGGTTTCATCGATATCCGTGATCGCATCAAGGATGTGATCAAGACCGGTGGCGAGTGGCTGTCTTCGCTGGAGCTGGAGGATCTGATCAGTCGCCATCCAGCCGTGCGTGAAGTGGCAGTGGTGGGGATTGCCGACCCGCAGTGGGGGGAGCGTCCATTCGCGTTACTGGTCGTCCGTGAGGGGCAAACCCTCGATGCGCGTGGGCTGAAGGAGCATCTCAAGCCCTTCGTCGAGCAGGGCAGTATCAACAAGTGGGCGATACCCAGTCAGATTGCACTTGTTACCGATATTCCCAAGACCAGCGTGGGTAAGCTGGATAAGAAACGCATTCGCCTGGATATCGCCCAGTGGCAGGCTGCGGGGAGTGCATTCCTGTCTACTCTGTAG
- a CDS encoding DUF1302 domain-containing protein → MTTTKPFWRLAKLPLAVSLASTLAAPAFGVTFNIGEIEGQLDSSLSVGASWSTRGADPDLIGVNNGGQGLSQTTDDGRLNFKKGETFSKIFKGIHDLELKYGDTGVFVRGKYWYDFELKDESRLFKDIDDSNRKEGAQASGAEILDAFVYHNYSIADQPGSVRLGKQVVSWGESTFIQNSINAVNPVDVSAFRRPGAEIKEGLIPVNMFYVSQSLTENLSAEAFYQLEWSQTVVDNCGTFFSQVDVAADGCDDNLRLLSNNIDRVDGILNPILVGGGLDPLDVNSEGNLVVRADDRDARDSGQWGLAFRYFFEPLDTEFGAYAMNYHSRAPILSATAPGQDVYDVANAILPVLNGSASALAIAGSSSYFMEYPEDIRLYGLSFSTTLPTGTAWSGEVSYRPNAPVALNTTDVLYSAVRPLTNPGFDNPYADASVLDGAVGSTRHGYNRKEVTQIQTTFTHFVDQVMGASRLTLVGEVGMTFVGGLEHSSEARYGRDPVFGPGELPNGTCELLNNATVAGALDNADYSNATKDCNDDGYTTHSSWGYRTRAIWDYPDVFAGVNLRPSVAWSHDVDGYSPGPAANFEEGRKAVSLGVEAEYQNTYTANLSYTDFFGGEYNTSIDRDFVAFSVGASF, encoded by the coding sequence ATGACAACAACTAAACCGTTCTGGCGTCTGGCCAAACTGCCTCTGGCAGTCAGCCTTGCCTCAACCCTGGCTGCCCCGGCATTCGGCGTCACCTTCAACATCGGTGAGATCGAGGGTCAGCTCGACTCCTCTCTCTCCGTAGGTGCAAGCTGGTCCACGCGCGGTGCCGATCCTGATCTGATCGGTGTCAACAACGGCGGCCAAGGCCTGTCGCAGACCACCGACGACGGTCGCCTGAACTTCAAGAAGGGCGAAACCTTCTCGAAGATCTTCAAGGGCATCCACGACCTCGAGCTGAAGTACGGCGACACCGGCGTGTTCGTCCGTGGCAAGTACTGGTACGACTTCGAATTGAAGGACGAGAGCCGTCTGTTCAAGGATATCGACGACAGCAACCGTAAAGAGGGTGCCCAGGCATCCGGTGCGGAAATCCTCGACGCCTTCGTCTACCACAACTACTCCATCGCCGATCAGCCGGGCTCCGTGCGTCTGGGCAAGCAGGTGGTGAGCTGGGGTGAAAGTACTTTCATCCAGAACAGCATCAACGCAGTCAACCCGGTCGACGTTTCTGCGTTCCGTCGCCCTGGCGCCGAGATCAAGGAAGGCCTGATTCCGGTCAACATGTTCTACGTGTCGCAGAGTCTTACTGAGAATCTGTCTGCCGAAGCCTTCTATCAGCTTGAGTGGAGCCAGACTGTAGTCGACAACTGCGGTACTTTCTTCTCCCAAGTCGATGTGGCTGCAGACGGTTGTGATGACAACCTGCGTCTGCTGTCCAACAACATTGATCGGGTCGATGGGATTCTCAACCCGATTCTGGTAGGGGGCGGTCTGGACCCGCTAGACGTCAATTCCGAGGGTAACCTGGTTGTCCGTGCGGATGATCGCGACGCTCGTGATAGCGGGCAGTGGGGTTTGGCGTTCCGCTACTTCTTCGAGCCGCTGGACACTGAGTTCGGCGCTTATGCGATGAACTACCACAGTCGTGCACCGATTCTCAGTGCCACTGCTCCTGGTCAAGATGTGTATGACGTTGCCAACGCCATTCTGCCGGTTCTTAACGGTTCCGCCTCTGCGCTGGCGATTGCCGGTAGCTCCAGCTATTTCATGGAGTATCCGGAAGACATCCGTCTCTATGGCTTGAGCTTCTCCACTACTCTGCCTACCGGTACTGCTTGGAGTGGCGAGGTCAGCTATCGCCCCAACGCCCCGGTTGCGCTCAATACCACGGACGTTCTCTACTCGGCTGTGCGTCCGTTGACCAACCCTGGCTTTGACAACCCGTATGCTGACGCTTCGGTCCTTGATGGGGCCGTGGGTTCTACTCGTCATGGGTATAACCGCAAGGAAGTTACCCAGATTCAAACCACCTTCACCCACTTCGTCGATCAGGTTATGGGCGCCAGCCGTCTGACTCTGGTGGGCGAGGTTGGTATGACCTTCGTGGGTGGTTTGGAGCACTCCAGCGAAGCACGCTATGGTCGTGATCCGGTCTTCGGCCCGGGCGAACTGCCAAATGGCACTTGTGAACTCCTGAACAACGCCACTGTCGCTGGTGCTCTCGACAATGCCGACTACTCCAACGCCACCAAAGACTGCAACGACGACGGTTACACCACGCACAGCTCCTGGGGCTATCGCACCCGTGCCATCTGGGATTACCCGGACGTGTTCGCCGGTGTGAACCTGCGCCCGAGCGTAGCCTGGTCGCATGACGTTGACGGTTACTCGCCTGGTCCTGCTGCCAACTTCGAAGAAGGCCGTAAGGCTGTCAGCCTTGGCGTGGAAGCCGAGTACCAGAACACCTACACGGCCAACCTGTCCTACACCGACTTCTTCGGTGGCGAGTACAACACTTCGATCGACCGTGACTTCGTAGCCTTTAGCGTCGGCGCCAGCTTCTAA
- a CDS encoding DUF1329 domain-containing protein, with amino-acid sequence MKTTKYLLQSGALALSLMATSVMAAVSADEVAKLGTSLTPLGAEKAGNADGSIPEWTGGLPKSAGTVDERGFLSNPFASEQPLFTITAQNLDQYKDKLTPGQVAMFKRYPDSYKIPVYKTHRSATVPQNVQDDAKFNAANTKLVEGGNGLENFKSAYPFPMPQNGLEAIWNQITRYRGGSVRRLVTQATPQPNGSYSLVYFQDEFSFPTSLTDYDPSKPSNILFYFKQRVTAPSRLAGNVLLVHETLNQVKEPRLAWLYNAGQRRVRRAPQVSYDGPGTAADGLRTSDNFDMYNGAPDRYDWKLNGKKEIYIPYNTYALDSPKVKYADIVKAGHINQELSRYELHRVWHVTGTLKAGERHIYAKRDVYIDEDTWQAAVIDHYDGRGALWRVAEAHAQYYYDKEVPWYTVETLYDIISGRYLALGMKNEEKQSYDFNYKAGTSDYTPAALRQAGVR; translated from the coding sequence ATGAAAACAACAAAATACCTGCTGCAATCCGGTGCCCTGGCTCTGTCTCTGATGGCTACCAGTGTGATGGCTGCAGTTTCTGCCGATGAAGTAGCCAAGCTGGGCACCAGCCTGACTCCGCTGGGGGCGGAGAAGGCCGGTAATGCCGATGGCTCGATTCCCGAGTGGACCGGCGGTCTGCCGAAATCCGCGGGTACGGTCGATGAGCGCGGCTTCCTGTCCAACCCGTTCGCCAGTGAGCAGCCGCTGTTCACCATCACTGCGCAGAACCTGGATCAGTACAAGGACAAACTGACCCCGGGTCAGGTTGCGATGTTCAAGCGCTATCCGGACAGCTACAAGATTCCGGTGTACAAGACCCATCGTTCCGCCACCGTGCCGCAGAACGTGCAGGACGATGCCAAGTTCAACGCCGCCAACACCAAGCTGGTTGAAGGTGGTAACGGCCTGGAGAACTTCAAGTCCGCGTACCCCTTCCCGATGCCGCAGAACGGCCTGGAAGCAATCTGGAACCAGATCACCCGTTACCGCGGTGGCAGCGTGCGTCGTCTGGTCACCCAGGCCACTCCGCAGCCGAACGGTTCCTATAGCCTGGTGTACTTCCAGGACGAGTTCAGCTTCCCGACCAGTCTGACCGACTATGACCCGAGCAAGCCGAGCAACATCCTGTTTTACTTCAAGCAGCGTGTAACCGCTCCTTCGCGTCTGGCTGGTAACGTGCTGCTGGTGCACGAAACCCTCAACCAGGTGAAAGAGCCGCGTCTGGCCTGGCTGTACAACGCCGGTCAGCGTCGCGTGCGTCGTGCCCCGCAGGTTTCCTACGACGGCCCAGGTACCGCCGCCGACGGCCTGCGTACTTCCGACAACTTCGACATGTATAACGGCGCACCTGACCGTTATGACTGGAAGCTGAACGGCAAGAAGGAGATCTATATCCCGTACAACACCTACGCGCTGGATTCGCCGAAGGTCAAGTACGCCGATATCGTCAAGGCTGGCCACATCAACCAGGAACTGAGCCGTTACGAGCTGCACCGTGTGTGGCACGTGACCGGTACCCTGAAGGCGGGCGAGCGTCACATCTACGCCAAGCGTGATGTGTACATTGATGAAGATACCTGGCAAGCCGCGGTAATCGACCACTACGACGGTCGTGGTGCCCTGTGGCGTGTGGCTGAAGCCCATGCTCAGTACTACTACGACAAAGAAGTGCCGTGGTACACCGTGGAAACCCTGTACGACATCATCTCCGGTCGTTACCTGGCTCTGGGTATGAAGAACGAGGAAAAACAATCCTACGACTTCAACTACAAGGCTGGCACCAGCGATTACACCCCGGCAGCCCTGCGTCAGGCTGGCGTGCGTTAA